In a single window of the Streptomyces cinnabarinus genome:
- a CDS encoding MupA/Atu3671 family FMN-dependent luciferase-like monooxygenase, with protein sequence MDFSLFYFADDSAGTPAGDPRGRYELLLEGARFADRNGFTAVWTPERHFHPFGGLYPNPAVTGAALATTTDHIAIRAGSVVAPLHHPARIAEEWSVVDNLSGGRVGVSFASGWHPTDFALGHTAYADRKTVLLQRLEEVRRLWRGEPLDVTDGTGAPTTVRVFPPPVQTELPVWVTSAGEADTFRAAARSRAGVLTHLLHQSLDELTEKIAEYRRTARRTHDGWDGHVVLMLHTYLAGTRAEARDTVREPLRDYLRSSIHLVTRSFTEADPDFDVDTLDDEDIDFLLTRSFETYFDQRGLFGSVEDARRTVEAVRAAGVDEIACLIDFGVDTKTVLAGLRRIGELRARSSAV encoded by the coding sequence ATGGACTTCAGTCTCTTCTACTTCGCCGACGACAGCGCCGGAACGCCGGCCGGCGACCCCCGCGGACGGTACGAACTGCTGCTGGAGGGAGCCCGGTTCGCTGACCGCAACGGCTTCACGGCCGTGTGGACGCCTGAGCGCCACTTCCACCCCTTCGGCGGGCTTTACCCCAACCCGGCGGTGACGGGTGCCGCGCTCGCCACTACCACGGACCACATCGCCATCCGCGCCGGAAGCGTCGTCGCGCCCCTCCACCACCCCGCCCGCATCGCCGAGGAGTGGTCCGTGGTGGACAATCTCTCCGGCGGACGCGTGGGCGTCTCCTTCGCCTCCGGCTGGCACCCCACCGACTTCGCTCTCGGCCACACCGCGTACGCCGACCGTAAGACGGTGCTGCTCCAGCGCCTCGAAGAGGTACGACGGCTGTGGCGCGGCGAACCCCTCGACGTGACCGACGGCACCGGGGCGCCCACCACGGTCCGGGTCTTCCCCCCGCCCGTGCAGACGGAGCTGCCGGTCTGGGTGACCAGCGCGGGCGAGGCGGACACCTTCCGAGCCGCCGCCCGGTCCCGGGCCGGGGTGCTGACGCATCTGCTCCACCAGAGCCTCGACGAACTGACCGAGAAGATCGCCGAGTACCGCCGGACGGCCCGCCGCACCCACGACGGCTGGGACGGCCATGTCGTCCTGATGCTCCACACCTACCTCGCCGGGACCCGCGCCGAGGCCCGTGACACCGTACGCGAGCCCCTGCGCGACTACCTCAGGAGCTCCATCCACCTGGTGACCCGTTCGTTCACCGAGGCCGACCCCGACTTCGACGTGGACACCCTGGACGACGAGGACATCGACTTTCTCCTCACCCGCTCCTTCGAGACCTACTTCGACCAGCGGGGCCTGTTCGGATCCGTCGAGGACGCCCGCCGTACGGTCGAGGCCGTGCGCGCCGCGGGAGTCGACGAGATCGCCTGTCTGATCGACTTCGGCGTCGACACCAAGACCGTGCTTGCCGGCCTGCGTCGGATCGGCGAACTCCGCGCTCGCTCCAGCGCCGTCTAG
- a CDS encoding non-ribosomal peptide synthetase — MIPLSFSQARFWFQDQHGGDRHASPAAPVLLRLSGELDTAALEAALRDVVARHESLRTVFPVTDAVPHQRVLGPDRACDLALAHADVTPEGLPDAIAAVCARRFDLSGELPVRAKLLAVGPSEHVLVAAVHHIAFDGWSVGPFVRDLSTAYAARVRGTAPVHDELPVQYADFTLWQRELLASDGFEERELDHWRSTLDGLPEELPLPFDRPRQASGTHRAGLIEFTVGRRTSHDLSEVARHNRSSLFMVLHAVLAGVLSRVGAGGDVVVGSPVAGRSDVGLEELVGCFVNTVVVRSDVSGDPSFGALLGRVRSGVLRALEHQDVPFERVVEAVNPVRSAGRHPLFQVMLSLQNNAVAQASFPGLDTRWEYPAPAGTTDFDLLFDFRQEGEQIEGRLLFAQDLFDEETARALARRFVRFADQVAVDPQLRLNAVDLLGRAERDTVLARGTGTAPAPLDRSVVHRFAAQVARTPNSPAVVGGTHELSYRELDDRADRLARHLLAVGAGPEQLVAIAMERSVDLVVAVLAVLKTGAAYLPLDLRGPDSRLGAVLKESKPRVLVVDAATHTRAALRDTAPTLPVIRADESRPGTAGDARETSCASPVAGADQIAYVMYTSGSTGRPKGVAVTHGNILGFAADTCWTKQDHSRVLAHSAHSFDASTYELWVPLLNGGTVVVAPQDTSAAALERAVATHGVTAAFFTTSLFNSLVAEGSSVIGALKHVWIGGEQASGPMVAGALRLFPHITVTNGYGPTENTTFTTYEHLTTASCGQGEKPSIGGPLDGSRIFVLDEALEPVPVGVVGELYVSGVGVARGYVGAPGVTAGRFVACPFGGVGERMYRTGDLVRWTAGGGLEFVGRVDQQVKVRGFRVELGEVEGVLSGCEGVGQVVASVWEGRLVAHVVPRSGAGEGLAERVRGHAGDALPDYMVPSVVMVVEGGLPLTPNGKLDRAALPAPQAGPADVTRREPANDVERALCEMFADILGVPAVGVDDSFFDLGGQSILAVRLVSRIRATLGAEVGMHTMFDAPTPAGLAARCGGPAKTRPPLTRRPRSERAPLSPSQRRFWFQSQLEEGTGGADTRVITTALRLSGELDVPALRAALRDVVDRHESLRTVLPVTGGVAHQRVLEADGAAAIELEPVSAGELNAHVAELAAPGFDLAHEPPMRAKLLAVGPREHVLAVAVHHIAFDGWSAAPFVRDLAYAYAVRTRVTAPERAELPVQYHDFTLWQRELLQKDGLERRQLDFWRETLKDLPEELTLPRDRPRPALASGRAGSVRLHVPPEECAGLARLARDHRASLFMVLHAVLAGVLSRVGAGGDVVVGSPVAGRSDVGLEELVGCFVNTVVVRSDVSGDPSFGALLGRVRSGVLRALEHQDVPFERVVEAVNPVRSAGRHPLFQVMLSLQNNAVAQASFPGLDTEPLDVEGDDRIDFDLLFDFQERAGGLDGRLLFARDVFEEATAQRLARCLEHLVTEVTATPRRPLSATDLLGPAERTALLTRGTGREITAQPTSLTDRFEAWAAATPEATAVVSGATSLSYRELDDRADRLARHLLAVGAGPEQLVAIAMERSVDLVVAVLAVLKTGAAYLPLDPRHPRSRTESMLADTSPVTVLTDAGCPPGLPSNALSAAELAPAARADERLAYVIHTSGSTGRPKGVAVTHGNLARLLTAMERHLPLGPDDRLLAPTTVSFDIAQLELLLPLLHGAAVVLAGQEDVRDPRALARLIRRHRVTAMQATPALWAGLVSEVPEAVAGLRVLVGGEALPAALAGRLHALAAEVTNVYGPTETTVWSLAARIDDDNHGRPPIGGPLDGYRAFVLDAGLRLVPVGVVGELYVSGVGVGRGYVGAPGVTAGRFVACPFGGVGERMYRTGDLVRWTAGGGLEFVGRVDQQVKVRGFRVELGEVEGVLSGCEGVGQVVASVWEGRLVAHVVPRSGAGEGLAERVRGHAGDALPDYMVPSVVMVVEGGLPLTPNGKLDRAALPAPQAGPADVTRREPANDVERALCEMFADILGVPAVGVDDSFFDLGGDSILSIRLVAGARKRGLTVSARDVFRHKTVAGLARHARERAPGTSARPAPDAAPRTQGGVDRPGTGTSPASVPLTPIIRWQRDRGGPVDAFHQSVLVRVPAALELPFVAGLVQSLLDRHDSLRIRLRRTPEWSLEVLPRGTVRGSERVRRVDARDLGADRREATVTRAVEAAAGRLDPGNGHMLEAVWFDAGDARPGHLLLVVNHLVVDGISWRVLLHDLRALATGTPLDEPTGISYARWGALLQEQAARRTAELPLWTGAARDADDVLRTAALDPARDVMRGRATVTRVLPADRTAAVLTQAPAALGTGVNSVLLSTLGRALRTWRTALFRDDPATAADAPFLIDVEGHGREEIADDLDLSHTVGWFTSLFPVRLEPDDTPGAVQRRLDAMPDKGLGFGILRHLHPETAPALARLPRRQVIFNYLGRFDRSPGADWTLTSDAPAVGGGGDPEMPLTHLLEVSAVALDGSAGPELHVTWTFPCRLLTREQVEGLADAWFAALRDLEETA, encoded by the coding sequence ATGATCCCCCTGTCTTTCTCCCAGGCCCGATTCTGGTTCCAGGATCAGCACGGCGGCGACCGTCATGCGTCACCCGCAGCCCCCGTGCTGCTGCGCCTGTCCGGGGAACTGGACACGGCCGCGCTGGAAGCGGCCCTGCGGGACGTGGTGGCCCGGCACGAGAGCCTGCGCACCGTCTTCCCGGTGACCGACGCGGTGCCCCACCAGCGGGTGCTCGGCCCCGACCGGGCGTGCGACCTGGCACTGGCCCACGCGGACGTCACCCCGGAGGGGCTGCCGGACGCGATCGCCGCGGTGTGCGCGCGCCGCTTCGACCTGTCGGGCGAGCTGCCGGTGCGGGCGAAGCTGCTGGCCGTCGGCCCGTCCGAGCATGTGCTGGTGGCGGCGGTGCACCACATCGCCTTCGACGGCTGGTCGGTCGGCCCCTTCGTACGCGACCTGTCGACCGCCTACGCGGCACGCGTGCGCGGCACCGCCCCCGTCCACGACGAACTACCGGTCCAGTACGCCGACTTCACCCTGTGGCAACGGGAGCTGCTGGCCTCGGACGGCTTCGAGGAGCGGGAACTCGACCACTGGAGGAGCACGCTCGACGGCCTGCCCGAAGAGCTGCCCCTGCCCTTCGACCGCCCCCGTCAGGCATCCGGCACCCACCGAGCCGGGCTGATCGAGTTCACCGTCGGACGCCGGACGTCTCACGACCTGTCCGAGGTCGCCCGCCACAACCGGTCCAGCCTCTTCATGGTGCTGCATGCGGTGTTGGCGGGTGTGTTGTCGCGGGTGGGTGCAGGTGGGGATGTGGTGGTGGGCAGTCCGGTGGCGGGGCGGTCGGATGTGGGGTTGGAGGAGTTGGTCGGGTGTTTTGTGAATACGGTGGTGGTGCGGTCGGATGTGTCGGGAGATCCGTCGTTCGGTGCGTTGCTGGGGCGGGTGCGGTCGGGTGTGCTGCGGGCGTTGGAGCATCAGGATGTGCCGTTCGAGCGGGTGGTGGAGGCGGTCAATCCGGTGCGTTCGGCGGGGCGGCATCCGCTGTTCCAGGTGATGCTGAGCCTGCAGAACAACGCGGTGGCACAGGCCTCCTTCCCCGGCCTGGACACACGCTGGGAGTACCCCGCGCCCGCCGGCACCACCGACTTCGACCTGCTCTTCGACTTCCGCCAGGAGGGCGAACAGATCGAGGGACGGCTCCTGTTCGCGCAGGATCTCTTCGACGAGGAGACGGCACGAGCGCTGGCCCGCCGCTTCGTACGGTTCGCGGACCAGGTGGCCGTGGACCCGCAGCTTCGCCTGAACGCCGTCGATCTGCTGGGGCGGGCCGAGCGCGACACCGTCCTCGCCCGGGGCACCGGCACCGCGCCGGCCCCCCTGGACCGGTCGGTGGTGCACCGGTTCGCGGCACAGGTGGCCCGCACGCCCAACTCCCCGGCCGTGGTGGGCGGTACGCACGAGCTGTCGTACCGGGAACTCGACGACCGGGCGGACCGGTTGGCGCGTCACCTGCTGGCCGTCGGCGCCGGCCCGGAGCAGCTGGTCGCGATCGCGATGGAGCGGTCCGTCGACCTCGTCGTCGCGGTCCTGGCCGTTCTCAAGACCGGTGCCGCCTACCTCCCGCTCGACCTGCGCGGCCCCGACTCCCGGCTCGGCGCGGTGCTCAAGGAGTCGAAGCCTCGCGTCCTGGTGGTCGACGCGGCGACGCACACCCGCGCGGCCCTGCGTGACACGGCACCGACCCTGCCGGTGATCCGGGCCGATGAATCCCGGCCCGGCACGGCGGGTGACGCGCGGGAGACGTCGTGCGCCTCCCCTGTGGCCGGAGCCGACCAGATCGCGTACGTGATGTACACCTCCGGCTCCACCGGACGCCCCAAGGGCGTCGCCGTGACCCACGGCAACATCCTCGGCTTCGCGGCGGACACCTGCTGGACGAAGCAGGACCACTCCCGCGTCCTCGCGCACTCGGCGCACTCCTTCGACGCGTCGACCTACGAACTGTGGGTGCCGCTGCTCAACGGCGGCACGGTCGTCGTGGCGCCACAGGACACCTCGGCCGCGGCGCTGGAGCGCGCGGTCGCCACCCACGGGGTGACGGCGGCCTTCTTCACCACCTCACTCTTCAACTCCCTGGTCGCGGAGGGCAGTTCCGTGATCGGAGCCCTCAAGCATGTCTGGATCGGCGGCGAACAGGCCTCGGGCCCCATGGTGGCCGGGGCGCTGCGGCTCTTCCCGCACATCACCGTCACGAACGGCTACGGCCCGACGGAGAACACCACCTTCACGACGTACGAACACCTCACCACCGCCTCGTGCGGACAGGGCGAGAAGCCGTCCATCGGCGGCCCGCTCGACGGCTCCCGGATCTTCGTGCTGGACGAGGCACTGGAGCCGGTGCCGGTGGGTGTGGTGGGGGAGTTGTATGTGTCGGGGGTGGGGGTGGCGCGCGGTTATGTGGGGGCGCCGGGTGTGACGGCGGGTCGATTCGTGGCGTGTCCGTTCGGGGGCGTGGGAGAGCGGATGTATCGGACGGGGGATCTGGTGCGGTGGACGGCGGGCGGGGGGTTGGAGTTCGTCGGGCGCGTTGATCAGCAGGTGAAGGTGCGTGGGTTCCGGGTGGAACTGGGTGAGGTGGAGGGGGTGTTGTCGGGGTGTGAGGGTGTGGGTCAGGTGGTGGCCTCGGTGTGGGAGGGCCGTTTGGTGGCTCATGTGGTGCCGCGGTCGGGGGCGGGTGAGGGGCTGGCGGAGCGTGTGCGCGGGCATGCGGGGGATGCGCTGCCGGACTATATGGTTCCGTCGGTGGTGATGGTCGTCGAGGGCGGTCTGCCGTTGACGCCGAACGGCAAGCTGGACCGGGCCGCCCTGCCCGCGCCCCAGGCCGGGCCGGCCGACGTCACCCGTCGCGAACCCGCCAACGACGTCGAACGGGCCCTGTGCGAGATGTTCGCCGACATCCTGGGCGTGCCGGCGGTCGGAGTCGACGACTCCTTCTTCGACCTCGGCGGTCAGTCGATCCTCGCCGTACGCCTCGTCAGCCGTATCCGCGCGACGCTCGGTGCGGAGGTCGGCATGCACACGATGTTCGACGCACCCACGCCGGCCGGTCTGGCCGCCCGCTGCGGCGGCCCCGCCAAGACGCGCCCGCCGCTCACCCGGCGTCCCCGCTCCGAGCGGGCACCCCTGTCCCCCTCCCAGCGGCGCTTCTGGTTCCAGAGCCAGCTGGAAGAGGGTACGGGCGGCGCGGACACGCGCGTGATCACCACCGCGCTGCGGCTGTCCGGGGAGCTCGACGTGCCGGCGCTGCGGGCCGCCCTGCGGGACGTGGTGGACCGTCACGAGAGCCTGCGGACGGTCCTTCCGGTGACCGGCGGCGTGGCGCACCAGCGCGTTCTGGAAGCCGATGGCGCCGCCGCCATCGAGCTGGAACCCGTGTCGGCCGGTGAACTCAACGCCCATGTCGCCGAGTTGGCGGCCCCGGGCTTCGACCTTGCGCACGAGCCGCCGATGCGGGCGAAGCTGCTCGCGGTCGGACCGAGGGAGCATGTGCTGGCGGTGGCGGTGCACCACATCGCCTTCGACGGCTGGTCGGCCGCCCCCTTCGTACGGGACCTCGCCTACGCCTACGCGGTCCGTACCCGCGTCACCGCCCCGGAGCGGGCCGAACTGCCCGTCCAGTACCACGACTTCACGCTCTGGCAACGCGAACTCCTTCAGAAAGACGGACTGGAGAGGCGTCAACTCGACTTCTGGCGGGAGACGTTGAAGGACCTGCCCGAGGAGCTGACGCTGCCCCGGGACCGGCCCCGTCCCGCCCTGGCCTCCGGCCGCGCCGGCTCCGTACGCCTGCACGTCCCGCCCGAGGAGTGCGCCGGCCTCGCACGGCTCGCCCGTGACCACAGGGCGAGTCTGTTCATGGTGCTGCATGCGGTGTTGGCGGGTGTGTTGTCGCGGGTGGGTGCGGGTGGGGATGTGGTGGTGGGCAGTCCGGTGGCGGGGCGGTCGGATGTGGGGTTGGAGGAGTTGGTCGGGTGTTTTGTGAATACGGTGGTGGTGCGGTCGGATGTGTCGGGTGATCCGTCGTTCGGTGCGTTGCTGGGGCGGGTGCGGTCGGGTGTGCTGCGGGCGTTGGAGCATCAGGATGTGCCGTTCGAGCGGGTGGTGGAGGCGGTCAATCCGGTGCGTTCGGCGGGGCGGCATCCGCTGTTCCAGGTGATGCTGAGCCTGCAGAACAACGCGGTGGCACAGGCCTCCTTCCCCGGCCTGGACACGGAGCCTCTGGACGTCGAGGGCGACGACCGGATCGACTTCGACCTGCTCTTCGACTTCCAGGAGCGGGCGGGCGGCCTGGACGGGCGGCTGCTGTTCGCGCGTGACGTCTTCGAGGAGGCGACGGCGCAACGGCTCGCGCGCTGCCTGGAACACCTCGTCACCGAGGTGACCGCTACTCCACGGCGTCCGCTGAGCGCGACGGACCTGCTCGGGCCGGCCGAGCGCACGGCCCTCCTGACCCGCGGGACCGGGCGGGAAATCACGGCGCAGCCGACGTCCTTGACGGACCGGTTCGAGGCGTGGGCCGCCGCCACTCCGGAGGCCACGGCAGTCGTGTCCGGCGCCACCAGCCTGTCGTACCGGGAACTCGACGACCGGGCGGACCGGTTGGCGCGTCACCTGCTGGCCGTCGGCGCCGGCCCGGAGCAGCTGGTCGCGATCGCGATGGAGCGGTCCGTCGACCTCGTCGTCGCGGTCCTGGCCGTTCTCAAGACCGGTGCCGCCTACCTCCCGCTCGACCCCCGGCATCCGCGGTCCCGCACCGAGTCGATGCTCGCCGACACCTCACCGGTCACCGTCCTCACCGATGCCGGCTGCCCGCCGGGCCTGCCGTCGAACGCCCTGTCGGCCGCCGAACTCGCCCCGGCCGCACGCGCCGACGAGCGCCTGGCCTACGTCATCCACACCTCGGGCTCCACCGGCCGGCCCAAGGGGGTCGCGGTCACGCACGGCAATCTCGCCCGGCTGCTGACGGCCATGGAACGTCATCTGCCGCTGGGCCCGGACGACCGGCTGCTCGCCCCGACCACGGTCTCCTTCGACATCGCCCAGCTCGAACTGCTGCTCCCGCTGCTGCACGGCGCGGCGGTGGTCCTGGCCGGTCAGGAGGACGTACGCGATCCCCGGGCGCTGGCCCGCCTGATCCGGAGGCACCGCGTCACGGCCATGCAGGCGACCCCTGCCCTGTGGGCCGGGCTCGTGTCCGAAGTCCCCGAGGCCGTCGCGGGTCTGCGCGTCCTCGTCGGGGGCGAGGCGCTGCCCGCCGCCCTGGCAGGCCGGCTGCATGCGCTCGCCGCCGAGGTCACCAATGTGTACGGCCCCACGGAGACCACCGTCTGGTCACTCGCGGCCCGTATCGACGACGACAACCACGGGCGCCCGCCCATCGGCGGCCCGCTGGACGGATACCGCGCGTTCGTGCTGGATGCCGGTCTGCGGTTGGTGCCGGTGGGTGTGGTGGGGGAGTTGTATGTGTCGGGGGTGGGGGTGGGGCGCGGTTATGTGGGGGCGCCGGGTGTGACGGCGGGTCGATTTGTGGCGTGTCCGTTCGGGGGCGTGGGGGAGCGGATGTATCGGACGGGGGATCTGGTGCGGTGGACGGCGGGCGGGGGGTTGGAGTTCGTCGGGCGCGTTGATCAGCAGGTGAAGGTGCGTGGGTTCCGGGTGGAACTGGGTGAGGTGGAGGGGGTGTTGTCGGGGTGTGAGGGTGTGGGTCAGGTGGTGGCCTCGGTGTGGGAGGGCCGTTTGGTGGCTCATGTGGTGCCGCGGTCGGGGGCGGGTGAGGGGCTGGCGGAGCGTGTGCGCGGGCATGCGGGGGATGCGCTGCCGGACTATATGGTTCCGTCGGTGGTGATGGTCGTCGAGGGCGGTCTGCCGTTGACGCCGAACGGCAAGCTGGACCGGGCCGCCCTGCCCGCGCCCCAGGCCGGGCCGGCCGACGTCACCCGTCGCGAACCCGCCAACGACGTCGAACGGGCCCTGTGCGAGATGTTCGCCGACATCCTGGGCGTGCCGGCGGTCGGAGTCGACGACTCCTTCTTCGACCTCGGCGGGGACAGCATCCTCTCCATCCGGCTGGTCGCCGGAGCCCGCAAACGTGGCCTGACCGTGTCCGCCAGGGACGTCTTCCGGCACAAGACCGTCGCCGGACTCGCCCGGCACGCCCGCGAACGCGCGCCCGGTACGTCCGCACGTCCGGCGCCCGACGCGGCACCCCGAACGCAGGGCGGCGTCGACCGGCCCGGCACCGGCACGTCCCCGGCCTCCGTACCCCTCACTCCGATCATCCGGTGGCAGCGCGACCGGGGCGGCCCGGTCGACGCCTTCCACCAGTCCGTGCTGGTGCGGGTCCCCGCCGCACTGGAACTCCCCTTCGTGGCCGGGCTCGTACAGTCCCTGCTCGACCGGCACGACTCACTGCGCATCCGCCTCCGGCGCACACCGGAGTGGAGCCTCGAAGTCCTGCCCCGCGGGACCGTACGGGGCAGTGAGCGCGTCCGGCGCGTCGACGCCCGAGACCTCGGCGCCGATCGGCGCGAGGCCACCGTGACCCGTGCGGTGGAAGCGGCGGCGGGGCGCCTGGACCCCGGGAACGGGCACATGCTCGAAGCCGTCTGGTTCGACGCGGGGGACGCCCGGCCCGGCCACCTCCTCCTCGTCGTCAACCACCTCGTCGTGGACGGGATCTCCTGGCGCGTGCTGCTGCACGACCTGCGCGCCCTCGCCACCGGCACCCCCCTCGACGAGCCGACCGGCATCTCCTACGCCCGGTGGGGTGCCCTCCTCCAGGAGCAGGCCGCCCGGCGGACCGCCGAACTCCCCCTGTGGACCGGCGCCGCCCGGGACGCCGACGACGTGCTGCGCACCGCCGCGCTCGACCCGGCACGGGACGTGATGCGCGGCCGCGCCACCGTCACCCGCGTCCTGCCCGCCGACCGGACGGCCGCCGTGCTCACCCAGGCCCCCGCCGCGCTCGGCACGGGCGTCAACTCGGTGCTGCTCAGCACCCTCGGCCGGGCCCTGCGCACCTGGCGCACGGCGCTCTTCCGCGACGACCCAGCGACGGCGGCCGACGCCCCCTTCCTCATCGACGTCGAGGGCCACGGCCGTGAGGAGATCGCCGACGACCTCGATCTGTCGCACACGGTCGGCTGGTTCACCAGCCTCTTCCCCGTGCGGCTGGAGCCGGACGACACCCCCGGCGCCGTCCAGCGCCGACTCGACGCCATGCCGGACAAGGGCCTCGGCTTCGGCATTCTGCGCCACCTCCATCCCGAGACCGCGCCCGCCCTCGCGCGGCTGCCCCGTCGCCAGGTCATCTTCAACTACCTGGGCCGCTTCGATCGTTCGCCCGGCGCGGACTGGACACTGACCTCCGACGCCCCCGCCGTCGGAGGGGGCGGCGACCCGGAGATGCCGCTCACGCACCTGCTGGAGGTGTCGGCCGTGGCGCTCGACGGCAGTGCCGGGCCGGAACTCCATGTGACCTGGACCTTCCCGTGCCGTCTGCTGACCCGGGAGCAGGTGGAAGGGCTCGCCGACGCGTGGTTCGCCGCCCTGCGGGACCTGGAGGAGACAGCATGA